A single genomic interval of Lepidochelys kempii isolate rLepKem1 chromosome 13, rLepKem1.hap2, whole genome shotgun sequence harbors:
- the AURKA gene encoding aurora kinase A isoform X2, giving the protein MEKNSKENHNGLPGHSVKTLPTIGDGPKRLPVHQQHPQNRIPGGGVQAQRILCPSNLAQRVPVQSQAQKSVLSNQKQSQNQLMQQPRPTFLVQPNSRPQAPSKNNEEPPQASLSAKSLEAEGTSVQKNEETKKRQWCLDDFEIGRPLGKGKFGNVYLAREKQSKFILALKVLFKTQLEKAGVEHQLRREVEIQSHLRHPNILRLYGYFHDATRVYLILEYAPRGEVYKELQKLTKFDEQRTATYMTELADALSYCHSKRVIHRDIKPENLLLGSNGELKIADFGWSVHAPSSRRTTLCGTLDYLPPEMIEGRTHDEKVDLWSLGVLCYEFLVGKPPFEAETYQETYRSISKVEFRFPPFVTEGAKDLIVKLLKHNPYQRLPLKDVLAHPWITTNSTKQPSSRKSEAATSNRTPS; this is encoded by the exons ATGGAGAAAAATAGTAAAGAGAACCACAATGGGCTCCCTGGTCACAGTGTCAAG ACTCTACCCACCATTGGGGATGGTCCAAAACGGCTCCCTGTGCATCAGCAGCATCCTCAGAATCGGATACCTGGAGGTGGAGTCCAAGCACAGCGTATTTTGTGTCCTTCAAATTTGGCTCAGCGAGTTCCTGTACAGTCACAGGCTCAAAAATCTGTGCTGTCAAACCAGAAACAGTCTCAAAACCAGCTGATGCAACAGCCTCGACCAACTTTTCTAGTTCAACCAAATTCTAGGCCTCAGGCTCcaagtaaaaacaatgaggaaccTCCACAGGCTTCACTATCTG CAAAAAGCCTTGAAGCAGAAGGGACATCTGTCCAGAAAAATGAAGAAACTAAAAA AAGGCAGTGGTGTCTTGACGACTTCGAAATTGGCCGTCCTCTGGGAAAAGGAAAGTTTGGAAATGTGTATCTGGCTCGTGAAAAGCAAAGTAAATTTATCCTGGCGCTGAAGGTGTTGTTTAAAACACAGCTGGAAAAAGCAGGAGTAGAACATCAGCTGCGGAGAGAAGTAGAAATACAGTCTCATCTTAG gcatCCCAATATTCTCAGGCTATATGGCTACTTCCATGATGCCACAAGAGTCTACCTAATTCTAGAATATGCACCTCGAGGAGAAGTCTACAAAGAGTTGCAGAAGCTAACCAAGTTTGATGAGCAGAGAACTGCTACT TATATGACAGAATTGGCAGATGCTCTATCATACTGTCATTCAAAGAGAGTGATTCATAGAGACATCAAGCCAGAAAACTTGCTGCTTGGTTCAAACGGAGAGCTGAAGATTGCTGACTTTGGATGGTCTGTGCATGCTCCGTCATCTAG GAGGACAACTCTTTGTGGTACACTTGACTACTTGCCTCCTGAAATGATTGAAGGGAGAACACATGATGAAAAGGTGGATCTCTGGAGCCTGGGGGTTCTGTGCTATGAATTTCTAGTAGGGAAACCTCCTTTTGAGGCAGAGACATACCAGGAAACTTACAGAAGTATTTCAAAG GTGGAATTCAGATTTCCTCCTTTTGTAACAGAGGGAGCTAAGGACTTAATTGTAAAGCTCCTGAAGCATAATCCATACCAGAGGCTGCCACTGAAAGACGTGCTTGCACACCCATGGATTACCACAAACTCTACAAAACAACCAAGCAGCCGGAAGAGTGAGGCTGCTACCAGTAACAGAACGCCATCTTAG
- the CSTF1 gene encoding cleavage stimulation factor subunit 1: MAARTGVRRMSGRRVPSACDRRPLPRGLSNVVSPAPEPRPLRLPFLEAEAPARHSLLTMYRTKVSLKDRQQLYKLIISQLLYDGYINIANGLINEIKPQSVCAPSEQLLHLIKLGMENDDSAVQYAIGRSDTVAPGTGIDLEFDADVQTMSPEASEYETCYVTSHKGPCRVATYSRDGQLIATGSADASIKILDTERMLAKSAMPIEVMMNETAQQNMENHPVIRTLYDHVDEVTCLAFHPTEQILASGSRDYTLKLFDYSKPSAKRAFKYIQEAEMLRSISFHPSGDFILVGTQHPTLRLYDINTFQCFVSCNPQDQHTDAICSVNYNASANMYVTGSKDGCIKLWDGVSNRCITTFEKAHDGAEVCSAIFSKNSKYILSSGKDSVAKLWEISTGRTLVKYTGAGLSGRQVHRTQAVFNHTEDYVLLPDERTISLCCWDSRTAERRNLLSLGHNSIVRCIVHSPTNPGFMTCSDDYRARFWYRRSTTD; this comes from the exons ATGGCAGCGAGGACAGGTGTGAGGAGGATGTCAGGCCGTCGTGTTCCCTCAGCGTGTGATAGACGTCCGCTTCCACGGGGCCTGAGTAACGTGGTCTCCCCCGCTCCTGAGCCACGGCCGCTGCGGCTGCCTTTCCTTGAGGCTGAG GCACCCGCAAGGCATTCCTTGCTCACAATGTATAGAACAAAAGTAAGCTTGAAAGATCGTCAACAACTTTACAAACTGATTATTAGTCAATTGCTGTATGATGGATACATAAACATTGCCAATGGCCTGATAAATGAGATAAAACCACAATCAGTCTGCGCACCATCTGAACAACTGCTGCATCTGATTAAACTAG GTATGGAGAACGATGACAGCGCAGTTCAGTATGCAATTGGACGCTCCGATACAGTAGCACCAGGAACAGGGATTGACTTAGAATTTGATGCAGATGTCCAGACTATGTCCCCCGAGGCTTCTGAATATGAGACCTGTTACGTCACATCTCATAAAGGACCATGTCGCGTAGCTACATATAGCAGAGATGGGCAGTTAATAGCTACAGGATCTGCTGATGCCTCAATAAAAATTCTTGATACAGAGAGAATGTTGGCAAAAAGTGCTATGCCCATCGAG GTCATGATGAATGAGACAGCTCAGCAGAACATGGAAAATCATCCTGTTATTCGGACGCTATATGATCATGTGGATGAGGTTACATGTTTAGCTTTCCATCCAACAGAACAGATCCTGGCATCTGGTTCAAGGGACTATACACTTAAATTGTTTGACTATTCAAAACCTTCTGCCAAAAGAGCCTTCAAGTATATCCAG GAAGCAGAAATGTTACGCTCCATCTCTTTTCATCCTTCTGGTGACTTCATACTTGTTGGTACCCAGCACCCTACCTTACGGCTTTATGATATCAATACATTCCAGTGTTTTGTGTCTTGCAATCCTCAAGATCAACACACCGATGCTATATGTTCAGTAAACTATAATGCAAGTGCTAACATGTATGTGACGGGAAGCAAGGATGGATGCATCAAATTATGGGATGGTGTTTCAAATCGATGTATCACTACTTTTGAGAAGGCACATGATGGGGCTGAAGTCTGTTCTGCCATCTTTTCTAAAAATTCAAAGTACATCCTGTCAAGTGGAAAAGATTCTGTAGCTAAACTATGGGAGATATCCACAGGTCGAACGCTGGTCAAATATACAG GAGCTGGTTTGAGTGGACGACAAGTACACAGAACACAGGCAGTCTTTAACCACACAGAGGACTATGTGTTACTGCCTGATGAAAGGACCATAAGTCTCTGCTGCTGGGACTCAAGAACTGCAGAACGGCGAAATCTTCTGTCATTGGGGCATAACAGCATTGTCCGGTGTATTGTTCATTCTCCTACCAATCCTGGTTTCATGACATGCAGTGATGACTACAGAGCTCGATTTTGGTACCGAAGGTCAACCACAGACTAA
- the AURKA gene encoding aurora kinase A isoform X1, translated as MSLHETALQLNVLYLGNMEKNSKENHNGLPGHSVKTLPTIGDGPKRLPVHQQHPQNRIPGGGVQAQRILCPSNLAQRVPVQSQAQKSVLSNQKQSQNQLMQQPRPTFLVQPNSRPQAPSKNNEEPPQASLSAKSLEAEGTSVQKNEETKKRQWCLDDFEIGRPLGKGKFGNVYLAREKQSKFILALKVLFKTQLEKAGVEHQLRREVEIQSHLRHPNILRLYGYFHDATRVYLILEYAPRGEVYKELQKLTKFDEQRTATYMTELADALSYCHSKRVIHRDIKPENLLLGSNGELKIADFGWSVHAPSSRRTTLCGTLDYLPPEMIEGRTHDEKVDLWSLGVLCYEFLVGKPPFEAETYQETYRSISKVEFRFPPFVTEGAKDLIVKLLKHNPYQRLPLKDVLAHPWITTNSTKQPSSRKSEAATSNRTPS; from the exons ATGTCCCTGCATGAGACAGCTTTGCAATTAAATGTTCTCTATTTAGGCAATATGGAGAAAAATAGTAAAGAGAACCACAATGGGCTCCCTGGTCACAGTGTCAAG ACTCTACCCACCATTGGGGATGGTCCAAAACGGCTCCCTGTGCATCAGCAGCATCCTCAGAATCGGATACCTGGAGGTGGAGTCCAAGCACAGCGTATTTTGTGTCCTTCAAATTTGGCTCAGCGAGTTCCTGTACAGTCACAGGCTCAAAAATCTGTGCTGTCAAACCAGAAACAGTCTCAAAACCAGCTGATGCAACAGCCTCGACCAACTTTTCTAGTTCAACCAAATTCTAGGCCTCAGGCTCcaagtaaaaacaatgaggaaccTCCACAGGCTTCACTATCTG CAAAAAGCCTTGAAGCAGAAGGGACATCTGTCCAGAAAAATGAAGAAACTAAAAA AAGGCAGTGGTGTCTTGACGACTTCGAAATTGGCCGTCCTCTGGGAAAAGGAAAGTTTGGAAATGTGTATCTGGCTCGTGAAAAGCAAAGTAAATTTATCCTGGCGCTGAAGGTGTTGTTTAAAACACAGCTGGAAAAAGCAGGAGTAGAACATCAGCTGCGGAGAGAAGTAGAAATACAGTCTCATCTTAG gcatCCCAATATTCTCAGGCTATATGGCTACTTCCATGATGCCACAAGAGTCTACCTAATTCTAGAATATGCACCTCGAGGAGAAGTCTACAAAGAGTTGCAGAAGCTAACCAAGTTTGATGAGCAGAGAACTGCTACT TATATGACAGAATTGGCAGATGCTCTATCATACTGTCATTCAAAGAGAGTGATTCATAGAGACATCAAGCCAGAAAACTTGCTGCTTGGTTCAAACGGAGAGCTGAAGATTGCTGACTTTGGATGGTCTGTGCATGCTCCGTCATCTAG GAGGACAACTCTTTGTGGTACACTTGACTACTTGCCTCCTGAAATGATTGAAGGGAGAACACATGATGAAAAGGTGGATCTCTGGAGCCTGGGGGTTCTGTGCTATGAATTTCTAGTAGGGAAACCTCCTTTTGAGGCAGAGACATACCAGGAAACTTACAGAAGTATTTCAAAG GTGGAATTCAGATTTCCTCCTTTTGTAACAGAGGGAGCTAAGGACTTAATTGTAAAGCTCCTGAAGCATAATCCATACCAGAGGCTGCCACTGAAAGACGTGCTTGCACACCCATGGATTACCACAAACTCTACAAAACAACCAAGCAGCCGGAAGAGTGAGGCTGCTACCAGTAACAGAACGCCATCTTAG